From the genome of Chania multitudinisentens RB-25, one region includes:
- a CDS encoding DUF3592 domain-containing protein has product MSHSIFREYIPHLIAIVVVVFFIKTIVLPLFVGKHRNYIKNGISTTATIVAINQNPGGSNGYINVTIKISFLEKSGRTIETSIMPQIKILDMQKYQPGEKINIKYLHNKPNDAILNPLTNT; this is encoded by the coding sequence ATGAGTCATTCGATATTCCGTGAATACATTCCACATTTAATTGCTATTGTTGTTGTCGTCTTTTTTATAAAAACCATAGTACTCCCTTTATTCGTAGGGAAGCATCGCAACTACATAAAAAATGGTATAAGTACTACAGCTACTATAGTCGCTATTAATCAAAATCCAGGAGGAAGTAATGGCTATATCAACGTAACCATAAAAATTTCATTTCTGGAAAAATCTGGAAGAACCATAGAAACAAGTATAATGCCACAAATAAAAATACTGGATATGCAAAAATACCAGCCAGGAGAAAAAATAAATATAAAATACCTTCACAACAAACCCAATGATGCTATTTTAAACCCACTGACTAACACATAA
- a CDS encoding DUF3592 domain-containing protein, whose translation MDIIILIGKIVSVIITVLIIYALISATINTKKLTKRNENLSNGGISTIATIQSSQRTSVDRNGKFSLLISLNFKTNDGEIISSKLEITLSRSILEHEKYSPGSTIKVIYNPNEPTEVLILEKGIESQY comes from the coding sequence ATGGATATTATCATATTAATAGGTAAAATAGTTTCAGTTATAATAACAGTCCTTATTATATATGCTTTAATATCCGCTACAATCAATACTAAAAAGCTCACAAAAAGAAACGAAAACTTGTCCAACGGTGGGATATCAACAATAGCAACTATTCAATCATCACAAAGGACATCAGTTGATCGTAATGGTAAATTCTCTCTACTGATATCGCTAAATTTCAAAACAAACGATGGTGAAATCATAAGTTCAAAATTAGAAATTACACTTAGCCGCTCTATTTTAGAACATGAAAAATACTCCCCTGGCTCTACAATTAAAGTAATTTACAACCCAAATGAACCAACAGAAGTACTCATTTTAGAAAAAGGCATAGAGAGTCAGTATTAA
- a CDS encoding DUF3592 domain-containing protein: MDSTDTWNYFTYFITTFMILLFSYLFYKTSIGSNQTKKIKKEGVKATAIITGIKSQSGKNSAFINVELTVKFTTHVNVNITTNTQTAISSVDIPKFQPGESLAIKYLKENPQKIVADIPHPLSRDKAK; this comes from the coding sequence GTGGATTCTACTGACACTTGGAATTATTTCACATATTTTATTACAACCTTTATGATCCTGCTGTTTTCATATTTGTTTTACAAAACAAGCATAGGCAGTAACCAAACGAAAAAAATAAAAAAAGAAGGTGTAAAAGCAACAGCAATAATAACAGGAATTAAAAGCCAGTCAGGAAAAAATAGTGCCTTTATTAACGTTGAGCTAACCGTAAAGTTTACGACACACGTTAATGTTAACATTACCACAAATACACAAACAGCCATTTCCTCCGTAGATATACCAAAATTTCAGCCAGGGGAATCCTTGGCTATAAAATACCTAAAAGAAAATCCACAAAAAATAGTGGCAGATATACCGCATCCATTAAGTCGAGATAAAGCAAAATAA